The Terracoccus luteus genome includes a region encoding these proteins:
- a CDS encoding amino acid ABC transporter ATP-binding protein, with protein sequence MVVIEGVNKHFGDLHVLRDINLTVGRGEVVVVLGPSGSGKSTLCRAINRLETIESGTISIDGKALPEEGKPLAQLRADVGMVFQSFNLFAHKSIRDNVTLGPVKVRKQKKAQADEKATSLLKRVGIEAQADKYPAQLSGGQQQRVAIARSLAMDPKVMLFDEPTSALDPEMVGEVLDVMVGLAKEGMTMIVVTHEMGFARKAADRVVFMDNGQIVEVATPEEFFANPRSERARDFLGKILTH encoded by the coding sequence ATGGTCGTCATCGAGGGCGTCAACAAGCACTTCGGCGACCTGCACGTGCTGCGCGACATCAACCTCACCGTCGGTCGCGGCGAGGTCGTCGTCGTGCTCGGGCCGTCGGGGTCGGGTAAGTCGACCCTCTGCCGCGCCATCAACCGCCTCGAGACCATCGAGTCGGGCACGATCAGCATCGACGGCAAGGCCCTGCCCGAGGAGGGCAAGCCGCTCGCGCAGCTGCGCGCCGACGTCGGCATGGTCTTCCAGTCCTTCAACCTCTTCGCGCACAAGAGCATCCGCGACAACGTCACCCTCGGACCGGTCAAGGTGCGCAAGCAGAAGAAGGCGCAGGCCGACGAGAAGGCCACCTCGCTGCTCAAGCGCGTCGGCATCGAGGCCCAGGCCGACAAGTACCCCGCCCAGCTCTCGGGCGGCCAGCAGCAGCGCGTCGCGATCGCCCGCTCGCTCGCCATGGACCCCAAGGTCATGCTCTTCGACGAGCCGACCTCCGCCCTCGACCCCGAGATGGTCGGGGAGGTGCTCGACGTCATGGTCGGCCTGGCCAAGGAGGGGATGACGATGATCGTCGTCACCCACGAGATGGGCTTCGCCCGCAAGGCCGCCGACCGCGTCGTCTTCATGGACAACGGCCAGATCGTCGAGGTGGCCACCCCCGAGGAGTTCTTCGCCAACCCACGCAGCGAGCGGGCCCGCGACTTCCTCGGCAAGATCCTCACGCACTGA
- a CDS encoding acyl carrier protein, giving the protein MAQSEQEILEGLAEIVNEETGLDTASVEMDKSFTEDLDIDSLSMMTIVVNAEEKFGVRIPDSEVKNLKTVRDAVTFINNAQS; this is encoded by the coding sequence ATGGCTCAGTCCGAGCAGGAGATCCTCGAGGGTCTCGCCGAGATCGTCAACGAGGAGACCGGCCTCGACACCGCGTCGGTGGAGATGGACAAGTCCTTCACCGAGGACCTCGACATCGACTCGCTGTCGATGATGACGATCGTCGTCAACGCCGAGGAGAAGTTCGGCGTGCGCATCCCCGACAGCGAGGTCAAGAACCTCAAGACGGTGCGCGACGCCGTCACGTTCATCAACAACGCGCAGTCCTGA
- the fabF gene encoding beta-ketoacyl-ACP synthase II → MTSTRDRRVVVTGLGATTPLAGTVPETWEALLAGRSGARPMEFDWVAKYELPVTFAATIAVTPDQVLTKVETRRLDPSSQYALIAAREAWADAGTPEVEPERLGVVIGSGIGGVWTLLDQWDNLREKGPRRVYPLAVPMLMPNGPAAAVSLDLGARAGAHTPVSACASGAEGMGYAVDMIRTGRADVVVAGGTEAAVHPLPIAGFAAMQALSTRNDEPEKASRPYDVGRDGFVLGEGSAVIVLESEEHAKARGAKIYAELASVGMSADAHHITAPEPQGAGASRAMVSAVERADLSLDDIVHINVHATSTPVGDIAEYNAIKRAFGHRTDDLTVTATKSMTGHLLGAAGALEAIVTILSVHHRTVPATINLDEQDPQIALNVVTGEHQTLPDGDLAAMNNSFGFGGHNVALVVRSA, encoded by the coding sequence ATGACCTCCACTCGCGACCGTCGTGTCGTGGTCACCGGCCTCGGCGCCACCACGCCCCTGGCCGGCACCGTCCCGGAGACGTGGGAGGCCCTGCTCGCCGGGCGTTCCGGCGCCCGACCCATGGAGTTCGACTGGGTGGCCAAGTACGAGCTGCCCGTCACCTTCGCGGCCACGATCGCCGTGACCCCCGACCAGGTGCTCACCAAGGTCGAGACCCGGCGCCTCGACCCCTCCAGCCAGTACGCCCTCATCGCGGCCCGCGAGGCCTGGGCCGACGCCGGAACGCCCGAGGTCGAGCCCGAGCGGCTCGGCGTCGTCATCGGCTCCGGCATCGGCGGCGTCTGGACCCTGCTCGACCAGTGGGACAACCTGCGCGAGAAGGGCCCCCGCCGGGTCTACCCGCTCGCCGTGCCGATGCTCATGCCGAACGGGCCTGCTGCGGCCGTGTCGCTCGACCTCGGCGCCCGGGCCGGCGCCCACACCCCCGTCAGCGCGTGCGCCTCCGGCGCCGAGGGCATGGGCTACGCCGTCGACATGATCCGCACGGGCCGCGCCGACGTCGTCGTCGCCGGTGGCACCGAGGCGGCCGTCCACCCCCTGCCCATCGCCGGCTTCGCCGCGATGCAGGCGCTCTCGACCCGCAACGACGAGCCCGAGAAGGCGTCGCGCCCCTACGACGTCGGTCGCGACGGCTTCGTCCTGGGCGAGGGCTCGGCCGTCATCGTGCTCGAGTCGGAGGAGCACGCCAAGGCCCGCGGCGCGAAGATCTATGCCGAGCTCGCCAGCGTCGGGATGTCCGCCGACGCCCACCACATCACCGCCCCGGAGCCCCAGGGCGCCGGCGCCTCACGGGCGATGGTCTCCGCGGTAGAGCGGGCCGACCTCTCGCTCGACGACATCGTCCACATCAACGTGCACGCGACGTCGACGCCGGTCGGTGACATCGCCGAGTACAACGCCATCAAGCGGGCCTTCGGCCACCGCACCGACGACCTCACGGTCACGGCGACGAAGTCGATGACGGGCCACCTCCTCGGGGCGGCCGGCGCCCTCGAGGCGATCGTCACGATCCTCTCCGTGCACCACCGCACGGTCCCGGCGACGATCAACCTCGACGAGCAGGACCCCCAGATCGCGCTCAACGTCGTGACGGGCGAGCACCAGACCCTGCCCGACGGCGACCTCGCCGCGATGAACAACTCGTTCGGCTTCGGCGGCCACAACGTCGCCCTCGTGGTGCGCAGCGCCTGA
- a CDS encoding M23 family metallopeptidase has translation MGSGPQVHEGKQPEREPVVLTINLRSRALPATAALAAFAVLPFLGAGANPAVGSPAGRLAAGTPTPALVADAGGAGQALYARAAQPGAAAAAGAPMAFPNLALGPALPGGIDPAGVPGSLSALYAGNLVGAPGSVSGGPASWGAFAPWAPTSGAGSSAWSPWAGGALPPAGAVGAAGFIRPVDAPETSGFGPRRHPVLGRAMFHTGIDLGAVCGTPIRAAADGTVVYAATTASWGNRIIIQHSPTLKTAYGHQSRLIAKVGQTVKQGDVIGLVGTTGWSTGCHLHFDVVLDGRYVDPAPYLGFASGDAASVPFANPGSGTYSPSAPGTPSAPAVPDGDVPLPAASPTPSRPSTPATPSSSPAPSSTSRPGTSAPKPTPSSTTPKPTSSSGAPKPTTSTGTPKPTTSTGTPKPTTPPTRPGTTPPTTGTGTKPPTTTPPTTSSTTAPTSTTPPTTTSPAPGAPSTSATPTSSTPTPTTSDTCSPSEDPTGSGEATGATPAPTSTGAPTDTCAPDAASAAEGGEGAPVPQALAATAEAVLDTVG, from the coding sequence ATGGGGAGTGGACCGCAGGTGCACGAAGGCAAGCAGCCGGAGCGCGAGCCCGTCGTCCTGACCATCAACCTCAGGAGCCGGGCCCTCCCGGCCACCGCTGCGCTCGCCGCCTTCGCCGTCCTGCCCTTCCTCGGTGCGGGCGCCAACCCCGCGGTCGGCTCGCCCGCCGGCCGCCTCGCCGCCGGCACCCCGACGCCGGCCCTCGTCGCCGACGCGGGCGGCGCCGGTCAGGCCCTGTACGCGCGCGCCGCACAGCCCGGCGCCGCCGCGGCCGCCGGCGCCCCCATGGCCTTCCCCAACCTCGCGCTCGGCCCGGCCCTGCCCGGCGGGATCGACCCGGCCGGCGTGCCCGGCTCCCTTTCCGCCCTCTACGCCGGCAACCTCGTCGGGGCACCCGGGAGCGTGTCCGGTGGCCCGGCGTCGTGGGGGGCCTTCGCACCGTGGGCGCCGACCTCGGGCGCCGGCTCGTCGGCGTGGTCGCCGTGGGCTGGCGGTGCCCTCCCGCCGGCCGGTGCCGTGGGCGCGGCCGGGTTCATCCGCCCCGTCGACGCCCCCGAGACCTCCGGCTTCGGCCCGCGCCGCCACCCGGTGCTGGGACGCGCCATGTTCCACACCGGCATCGACCTCGGCGCCGTCTGCGGGACCCCGATCCGGGCGGCCGCCGACGGCACGGTGGTGTACGCGGCGACGACCGCGTCGTGGGGCAACCGCATCATCATCCAGCACTCCCCCACGCTGAAGACGGCCTACGGCCACCAGTCGCGGCTCATCGCGAAGGTGGGCCAGACCGTCAAGCAGGGCGACGTCATCGGCCTCGTGGGCACGACCGGATGGTCGACCGGCTGCCACCTGCACTTCGACGTCGTCCTCGACGGCCGCTACGTCGACCCGGCGCCCTACCTCGGGTTCGCCAGCGGCGACGCCGCCTCGGTGCCCTTCGCCAACCCGGGCAGCGGCACCTACTCTCCCTCCGCTCCCGGCACCCCGAGCGCCCCGGCCGTGCCCGACGGCGACGTCCCGCTGCCCGCCGCGTCCCCCACCCCCTCGCGCCCGTCGACCCCGGCCACGCCGTCTTCGTCCCCGGCGCCGAGCTCGACGTCGCGGCCGGGCACCAGCGCCCCGAAGCCCACGCCGAGCAGCACCACCCCGAAGCCGACGTCCAGCTCGGGCGCCCCGAAGCCCACCACGAGCACCGGGACCCCCAAGCCCACCACGAGCACCGGGACCCCCAAGCCGACGACACCGCCGACCCGGCCCGGGACGACACCGCCGACCACCGGCACGGGCACGAAGCCGCCGACGACGACCCCGCCGACCACCTCGTCCACCACGGCGCCGACCAGCACCACGCCGCCGACGACCACCTCCCCGGCCCCGGGTGCACCGAGCACGTCGGCCACCCCCACCTCGAGCACGCCGACGCCCACGACGAGCGACACGTGCAGCCCGAGCGAGGACCCCACCGGCAGCGGCGAAGCGACCGGCGCCACGCCGGCACCGACCTCGACCGGGGCACCCACCGACACGTGCGCGCCCGACGCGGCGTCGGCGGCCGAGGGCGGCGAGGGCGCCCCCGTCCCGCAGGCCCTGGCCGCGACGGCCGAGGCCGTGCTCGACACCGTGGGCTGA
- a CDS encoding glutamate ABC transporter substrate-binding protein gives MNARRIGAALAGTVLALSIAACGDGSSGGGTGAGGDGAKALKIGIKFDQPGLGLKQGSTYTGMDVDVAKYIAKQLGTDEGDITWVQAPSAQRESLISTGQVDFIVATYSITDKRKESVSFAGPYFVAGQDLLVRADDSSITGPDSLNGKKLCSVKGSTSAQKVKDEFANQVQLQEFSGYSECLPALASGGVDALTTDDTILAGFAAQDANKGKFKVVGKPFSTEKYGVGLKKGNTDLCNKITDAIKKMQSDGSLEKAIEANLGPADYTPGPGNPATPEACA, from the coding sequence ATGAACGCACGACGAATCGGAGCCGCGCTCGCCGGCACGGTGCTCGCGCTCTCGATCGCCGCCTGCGGCGACGGCAGCAGCGGCGGAGGGACCGGCGCAGGCGGCGACGGCGCCAAGGCCCTCAAGATCGGCATCAAGTTCGACCAGCCGGGCCTCGGGCTCAAGCAGGGCTCGACCTACACCGGCATGGACGTCGACGTCGCGAAGTACATCGCCAAGCAGCTCGGCACCGACGAGGGCGACATCACCTGGGTGCAGGCGCCGAGCGCCCAGCGCGAGTCGCTCATCTCGACCGGGCAGGTCGACTTCATCGTCGCCACCTACTCGATCACCGACAAGCGCAAGGAGTCGGTCAGCTTCGCCGGGCCGTACTTCGTCGCCGGCCAGGACCTGCTCGTGCGCGCCGACGACTCGAGCATCACCGGGCCCGACTCGCTCAACGGCAAGAAGCTCTGCTCGGTCAAGGGCTCAACGTCCGCGCAGAAGGTCAAGGACGAGTTCGCCAACCAGGTTCAGCTGCAGGAGTTCTCGGGCTACTCCGAGTGCCTGCCGGCCCTGGCCAGCGGTGGCGTCGACGCCCTGACCACCGACGACACGATCCTCGCCGGCTTCGCCGCGCAGGACGCCAACAAGGGCAAGTTCAAGGTCGTCGGCAAGCCGTTCTCGACCGAGAAGTACGGTGTCGGCCTCAAGAAGGGCAACACCGACCTCTGCAACAAGATCACCGACGCGATCAAGAAGATGCAGAGCGACGGCTCGCTCGAGAAGGCCATCGAGGCCAACCTCGGGCCGGCCGACTACACGCCCGGCCCCGGCAACCCGGCCACCCCGGAAGCCTGCGCCTGA
- a CDS encoding non-heme iron oxygenase ferredoxin subunit — protein sequence MSEAIRVAGVEDVEPGEALVLPTELTGTDEPISLFRDDDGTFYALDDTCSHGAASLADGWIEGGEVECPLHATRFGLGDGRPRCLPATQPVRTHAVHVDGDDVLLQVGVARS from the coding sequence ATGAGCGAGGCAATCCGCGTGGCGGGGGTCGAGGACGTCGAGCCGGGGGAGGCGCTCGTGCTGCCCACCGAGCTCACCGGCACCGACGAGCCCATCTCGCTCTTCCGCGACGACGACGGCACCTTCTACGCCCTCGACGACACCTGCTCGCACGGCGCGGCCAGCCTCGCCGACGGGTGGATCGAGGGCGGCGAGGTCGAGTGCCCCCTGCACGCCACCCGCTTCGGCCTCGGTGACGGTCGACCGCGGTGCCTGCCGGCCACGCAGCCCGTGCGCACGCACGCGGTGCACGTCGACGGCGACGACGTCCTGCTCCAGGTCGGGGTCGCCCGCTCCTGA
- a CDS encoding amino acid ABC transporter permease, producing MSAPSVLFDAPGPRARRRHAVLTVIGLLIVAGILAAVALKFRAEGQLESSLWTSLVTGEVWSFYILPGLVKTLEAAAISIVLAMVFGIVFGMGRLSQVRVVRWVSGVVVEFFRAVPVLLMMYFTFRYYSDNGVFRNDVNPLAAVVTALTLYNGSVIAELVRSGVYSLPKGQKEAGLSIGLTPSQTLRSIQLPQALTAMLPALVGQLVVILKDTALGTAVLYPELLQAARDIGTSYSNPIPAYLFIALIFILINYALTVVAGRVETRLRRRGGGPRRGAAVTGVAGAGTVDAPTDGVAGQGVYTGDASSR from the coding sequence ATGAGCGCCCCGTCCGTCCTCTTCGACGCCCCCGGCCCCCGGGCGCGGCGTCGGCACGCCGTCCTCACCGTCATCGGGCTGCTCATCGTCGCCGGCATCCTCGCGGCGGTCGCGCTGAAGTTCAGGGCCGAGGGCCAGCTCGAGTCGTCGCTGTGGACCTCGCTCGTCACCGGTGAGGTCTGGAGCTTCTACATCCTCCCGGGCCTCGTCAAGACGCTCGAGGCCGCCGCCATCTCCATCGTGCTGGCCATGGTCTTCGGCATCGTCTTCGGCATGGGCCGCCTGTCGCAGGTGCGGGTCGTGCGGTGGGTCAGCGGCGTCGTCGTCGAGTTCTTCCGGGCCGTGCCGGTGCTGCTGATGATGTACTTCACGTTCCGCTACTACTCCGACAACGGCGTGTTCCGCAACGACGTCAACCCGCTCGCCGCCGTCGTCACGGCCCTCACGCTCTACAACGGGTCGGTCATCGCCGAGCTCGTCCGGTCGGGCGTCTACAGCCTGCCGAAGGGGCAGAAGGAGGCGGGCCTGTCCATCGGCCTGACACCGAGCCAGACGCTGCGCAGCATCCAGCTGCCGCAGGCGCTCACCGCGATGCTGCCGGCGCTCGTCGGGCAGCTCGTCGTCATCCTCAAGGACACCGCCCTCGGCACCGCCGTGCTCTACCCCGAGCTGCTGCAGGCGGCCCGCGACATCGGCACGAGCTACAGCAACCCGATCCCGGCGTACCTGTTCATCGCCCTGATCTTCATCCTCATCAACTACGCCCTGACGGTCGTCGCGGGGCGCGTGGAGACGCGGCTGCGTCGCCGCGGTGGAGGCCCCCGACGCGGGGCTGCCGTCACCGGTGTCGCCGGCGCGGGCACGGTCGACGCGCCCACCGACGGCGTCGCCGGTCAGGGCGTCTACACGGGGGACGCCAGCAGCCGCTGA
- a CDS encoding amino acid ABC transporter permease, whose protein sequence is MLDIFEKYAVFSAFWMTIKLTFFSAIGALVIGTVVAVMRVSPVAVLRRLGAFYVNTVRNTPLTLLMFFSIAGMYYILQLNLAEAGSPTELVDNGVRWAIVALAVYHAAFVCEAIRSGINTVPVGQAEAARSIGLTFTQSLREVILPQAFRGAIAPLGSVLIALTKNTTVASVIGVAEASLLMSEVIENETASIGVFLVFALGFVVLTLPVGILFTSLSQRLAVKR, encoded by the coding sequence ATGCTCGACATCTTCGAGAAGTACGCGGTCTTCAGCGCGTTCTGGATGACGATCAAGCTGACCTTCTTCTCGGCCATCGGCGCGCTCGTCATCGGCACCGTCGTCGCGGTCATGCGCGTCTCACCCGTCGCGGTGCTGCGGCGGCTCGGCGCGTTCTACGTCAACACCGTGCGCAACACCCCGCTGACCCTGTTGATGTTCTTCTCCATCGCGGGCATGTACTACATCCTGCAGCTCAACCTCGCCGAGGCGGGCTCACCGACCGAGCTCGTCGACAACGGCGTCCGGTGGGCCATCGTCGCCCTCGCCGTCTACCACGCGGCCTTCGTCTGCGAGGCCATCCGCAGCGGTATCAACACCGTGCCCGTCGGCCAGGCCGAGGCGGCCCGCTCCATCGGGCTGACCTTCACGCAGAGCCTGCGCGAGGTCATCCTCCCCCAGGCCTTCCGCGGCGCCATCGCCCCGCTCGGGTCGGTCCTCATCGCCTTGACGAAGAACACGACGGTCGCCTCGGTCATCGGTGTCGCCGAGGCGTCGCTCCTCATGAGCGAGGTGATCGAGAACGAGACGGCGAGCATCGGGGTCTTCCTCGTCTTCGCCCTCGGCTTCGTCGTGCTGACCCTGCCGGTCGGCATCCTCTTCACGTCCCTCTCCCAGCGCCTGGCGGTGAAGCGATGA
- a CDS encoding S8 family serine peptidase — protein sequence MISNWRRPARSGARTIGFSRGVLTGTLVAALSIPLTAAALTPSAAAAATPPGQIGADTAAQIAALQKVKGSLSGAERKLDSALAVSLKARTDASLRTALPRLDTAKGAPASSVTVDIEVTAVTDGLLARLRATGASVAHASKVVRSIRATVPTSALTTVAGFREVTHVRAAGGAMTSRAGAPATTSKNDQAAPGRIVTSPPSKSERTARVETALKKALNTPGRPSVVQQGELTSEGDAAHAADTARARFKVTGTGVKVCALSDGIDSVSASVASGDLPPIDVLPGQEGSGDEGTAMLEIIHDLAPNAELGFATAFTSAASFADNIRALREQGDCDIIVDDVLYFAETPFQDGPIAQAVNDVTADGALYFSSAGNEGNVIDGTSGNYEGDFNGSGQTIGKFAGSAHDFDPGDGVQLYEPLSDESQGVVVPLFWADPLGQAADDYDLYLLDAAGNVTGFSQDVQDGDDDPFEILQTGAGAGQKLAVVKYAGADRYLQLSALRGRYEDANGLTAYVTPGVTRGHSAAVNAVSTAAAPAAGALPFDLEAGDPPNPTGPFPGVFTRDQLPERFTSDGPRRVFFEADGTPYTPGNTTSTGGVVRQKPDVTAADGVRTTAPGFDPFFGTSAAAPHAAALAALALSGNPGVDPDSIRTAMIDTAIDLAPAGVDNRTGHGIVLATRLLQRTGATPQPLVRAGEPRAEETSGDGDGYLEPGETGSLTVPVTNVGDGRATSVSVRLTTSDAGVSLRPAVRRYGSLAAGATAERSFTVSLADDYPLGKPVTVQASVSFVGVLSPTSTTLTVATGQPAETPTEFAYTGPAVPIPDNDAAGASVTIPVTGSEYASKVTFSVDGETCTTDTASTTVGLDHTYVGDLVGTLTSPSGATATLFSRNGGSGNNLCQVVFDDDAAASFSTVTSADAPFTGTWSPISPLSALTASPVVGDWTFSVVDQAGGDSGSIRAVTLSVTGFVE from the coding sequence ATGATCTCGAACTGGCGCCGACCGGCGCGCTCAGGGGCTAGAACCATCGGATTCTCACGCGGGGTGCTCACCGGCACCCTCGTCGCTGCTCTGTCCATCCCACTCACCGCGGCGGCGCTCACACCGAGCGCGGCCGCTGCTGCGACACCACCGGGCCAGATCGGTGCGGACACCGCCGCCCAGATCGCGGCCCTGCAGAAGGTCAAGGGGTCACTCTCCGGCGCCGAGCGCAAGCTCGACAGCGCCCTCGCCGTCTCGCTCAAGGCGCGCACCGACGCGTCGCTGCGCACGGCGCTCCCCCGGCTCGACACGGCCAAGGGCGCACCGGCATCCAGCGTCACGGTCGACATCGAGGTCACCGCGGTGACCGACGGGCTGCTCGCCCGCCTGCGCGCCACCGGGGCGAGCGTCGCGCACGCCTCGAAGGTCGTGCGCAGCATCCGGGCCACGGTGCCGACGAGCGCGCTCACGACGGTCGCGGGGTTCCGCGAGGTCACCCACGTCCGCGCCGCGGGAGGGGCCATGACCTCCCGTGCCGGTGCCCCGGCCACGACGTCGAAGAACGACCAGGCCGCCCCCGGGCGCATCGTCACCTCGCCGCCGTCGAAGAGCGAGCGCACGGCCCGCGTCGAGACGGCGCTGAAGAAGGCGCTCAACACCCCCGGCCGGCCCAGCGTGGTGCAGCAGGGTGAGCTGACCTCCGAGGGCGACGCGGCCCATGCCGCCGACACCGCCCGGGCCCGGTTCAAGGTGACGGGGACCGGTGTCAAGGTGTGCGCCCTGTCCGACGGCATCGACTCGGTGTCGGCGTCGGTCGCGAGCGGTGACCTGCCCCCCATCGACGTCCTGCCGGGGCAGGAGGGCAGCGGAGACGAGGGCACCGCGATGCTCGAGATCATCCACGACCTCGCGCCCAACGCCGAGCTCGGCTTCGCGACGGCCTTCACGAGCGCCGCCTCGTTCGCCGACAACATCCGCGCCCTGCGCGAGCAGGGCGACTGCGACATCATCGTCGACGACGTCCTCTACTTCGCCGAGACCCCGTTCCAGGACGGACCCATCGCGCAGGCCGTCAACGACGTCACCGCCGACGGGGCGCTGTACTTCAGCTCGGCCGGAAACGAGGGCAACGTCATCGACGGGACCTCCGGCAACTACGAGGGCGACTTCAACGGGTCGGGCCAGACCATCGGCAAGTTCGCGGGCTCGGCCCACGACTTCGACCCCGGTGACGGCGTCCAGCTCTACGAGCCGCTCAGCGACGAGAGCCAGGGCGTCGTCGTGCCGCTGTTCTGGGCCGACCCGCTCGGGCAGGCGGCCGACGACTACGACCTGTACCTGCTTGACGCCGCCGGCAACGTCACCGGCTTCTCGCAGGACGTCCAGGACGGCGACGACGACCCGTTCGAGATCCTGCAGACGGGCGCCGGCGCCGGACAGAAGCTCGCCGTCGTCAAGTACGCCGGCGCCGACCGCTACCTCCAGCTCTCCGCCCTGCGCGGCCGCTACGAGGACGCGAACGGCCTCACGGCGTACGTCACCCCCGGCGTCACGCGAGGCCACTCGGCCGCCGTCAACGCGGTGAGCACGGCCGCCGCGCCGGCCGCGGGCGCCCTGCCCTTCGACCTCGAGGCCGGTGACCCGCCGAACCCGACGGGCCCCTTCCCCGGCGTCTTCACCCGCGACCAGCTGCCCGAGCGCTTCACCTCCGACGGCCCGCGCCGCGTGTTCTTCGAGGCCGACGGCACGCCGTACACCCCCGGCAACACCACCTCGACCGGCGGCGTCGTGCGCCAGAAGCCGGACGTCACGGCCGCCGACGGCGTCCGCACCACGGCGCCGGGCTTCGACCCGTTCTTCGGCACCTCGGCCGCCGCCCCGCACGCCGCCGCCCTCGCGGCGCTGGCGCTGTCGGGCAACCCGGGCGTCGACCCGGACTCGATCCGCACGGCGATGATCGACACCGCGATCGACCTCGCCCCGGCGGGGGTCGACAACCGCACCGGCCACGGCATCGTGCTGGCCACCCGGCTGCTGCAGCGCACCGGAGCCACGCCGCAGCCGCTCGTGCGGGCCGGCGAGCCGCGCGCGGAGGAGACCTCCGGGGACGGCGACGGCTATCTCGAACCCGGCGAGACCGGCTCGCTCACGGTCCCCGTCACGAACGTCGGTGACGGTCGGGCCACGAGCGTCAGCGTGCGTCTGACGACGTCGGATGCCGGTGTCTCCCTGCGCCCCGCCGTGCGCAGGTACGGCAGCCTCGCCGCCGGCGCCACCGCCGAACGGTCGTTCACCGTCTCGCTGGCGGACGACTACCCGCTCGGCAAGCCGGTGACGGTGCAGGCGTCGGTGTCGTTCGTCGGGGTGCTGTCGCCGACGAGCACGACGCTGACCGTGGCGACCGGCCAGCCGGCCGAGACCCCGACGGAGTTCGCGTACACGGGCCCGGCCGTCCCCATCCCGGACAACGACGCGGCCGGTGCCTCGGTGACCATCCCGGTCACCGGCTCCGAGTACGCCTCGAAGGTGACCTTCTCGGTCGACGGCGAGACGTGCACGACCGACACCGCCAGCACCACGGTGGGCCTCGACCACACCTACGTCGGTGACCTCGTCGGCACGCTGACGAGCCCGTCGGGCGCGACGGCCACGCTGTTCAGCCGCAACGGCGGCAGTGGCAACAACCTCTGCCAGGTCGTCTTCGACGACGACGCCGCCGCGAGCTTCAGCACCGTGACCTCGGCCGACGCGCCCTTCACCGGCACGTGGTCGCCGATCTCACCGCTGTCGGCGCTCACGGCCTCCCCGGTCGTCGGCGACTGGACGTTCTCGGTCGTCGACCAGGCGGGCGGAGACAGTGGCTCGATCCGGGCCGTGACCCTCTCGGTGACGGGCTTCGTCGAGTAG
- a CDS encoding DUF3145 domain-containing protein: protein MSSVLSRTVTRGVVFVHATPMPLCPHLTWALEAVLGRRVAIDWTPQPVAPRTVRAELSWTGPVGTGAQLASALRGWDGLRYEVTEEPTAVSDGSRWSYTPSLGIHHTLISTSGDALVQEDRLREAVARTRGDALALQDEIDLLLGAAWDDELEPFRHAGDGAPVRWLHRVG, encoded by the coding sequence ATGTCTTCCGTGCTGTCGCGCACCGTCACGCGCGGGGTCGTGTTCGTCCACGCGACCCCGATGCCGTTGTGCCCCCACCTGACGTGGGCGTTGGAGGCCGTGCTCGGCCGCCGCGTGGCCATCGACTGGACCCCTCAGCCCGTCGCGCCGCGCACCGTGCGCGCCGAGCTGTCGTGGACCGGGCCCGTCGGCACCGGCGCCCAGCTGGCCAGCGCGCTGCGCGGCTGGGACGGCCTGCGCTACGAGGTGACCGAGGAGCCGACCGCGGTGAGCGACGGGTCGCGCTGGTCGTACACGCCGTCGCTCGGCATCCACCACACCCTCATCTCGACGTCCGGCGACGCGCTGGTGCAGGAGGACCGGCTCCGCGAGGCGGTGGCCCGCACCCGCGGCGACGCGCTGGCGCTGCAGGACGAGATCGACCTGCTGCTCGGGGCGGCGTGGGACGACGAGCTCGAGCCGTTCCGCCACGCCGGCGACGGCGCGCCCGTGCGCTGGCTGCACCGGGTGGGGTGA